GAGCTGCGGAGCCGAGCGGCTCCTCCCGGAGTAGTGGCGCGTGCACGTACAGGTATAGCCCGGTAGAGCGGCTCCTAGCTATGAGCGGTGTGAGCACGGCTCCTAGCTCGCTTAGCCATGCACTGAGCCGCTCCGACGACACGACGACGTCCGCTACAACGGCTTCGCGTCTATCGCCGCGGCAGAATAGCCTTCCGTCCATGCAGGGCTCGATCCCCGAGACCTCGACGGTATAGGTCGCTAGCGGCTGGGTGGGCGGAGGCGCTAACGGGGGTAGCAGGAGTAGCACTCGTAGCCAAGTAGACTGCCGCCTTACCGGGGTACCCTGGATGATATGAGCCTCTACGGGGAACACGGTGTCTCCGTGGACAGCTTCTAGGGTTTCCCGCTTTGCTCCCAGAAGCTGTTCAAGCCTATAGGCTATGGACGCTAGCGTGCCAGCATCGTGGTAGTAGAGCTCGGCAGTCAGCAAGCCGTCCTTGCACCTTGTGGGCAGTGCTAGGCCGCCCGCCTCGGCGAGGCAGGCGCCGCGGAGCTGGATGCTCCCGGCGAATATGCCTCCAGCCATTAGGCCGTGGAGACGCCCGCCATAGGCCAGGTCGCCTGCAGCAGCATAGGGGACTCTAGACGGGACAGCAGCCGCAGCCAGTACTTCCTCGGCCATCTGCTGTGCCCCAGGTATAGTGGCTGCAGCGTGTCCAGGGGGACAGCTATATCTGGGCCCGTAGCGCGCTAGACCGGATATGCACAGAGGGCTGAAGCCCATACTAAGCAGCTCTGCCGGCACTCAGCTTGCGGTGCTGGCCGCGACGAACCACGGACACGATGGTGGCTAGCCGTGTACCCAGAGCAGGGGGACGCTAGGATACAGCCAGCGGCTCTACTGCTGCTCCTGCTAGCGCTGGCCCCTCTACTGCAAGCGCCCATCCACGTGGTTCATGCCCATGCAGAGTCAGTGGACCTAGCTGACCAGCTCCGCCGCATACTAGACCAGCTCTACAACAACTCCATAGGCTACGAGAAGGCAGCTAGGCTCTACAACAGCGTGGCATCGTGCTCGCGGCCCCCCGTCTCCGAGGCGGCCTCGCAGGCCGCCAAGGCGCTAGAATCCGCGGCAGAGGGCAAGGCTACAGCACAGCAGGTAGAGGAGGCGCTGCTGAGCTACGCCGCGGTGGTGGGGAGGCACCTGGACGCGCTAGCCAGCTGCAGCTCGGCCACGGTCTACCAGAGCCTCCTGCTAGCCTTCGCGGTCCCGACGCCCGCAGGCCTCCTCCCGGCCACAGCTCCCACGGACGCGATGAGGCAGGCAGCGGCGGAGATAGCCTACAGTATAGTCCGCCAGCTCGCTGGCAGCGAGGAGCTAGCCAGCCAGGCATCACTCATAGCACGTGTAGACCCCTACGCGGCTCTGCTCCTAGCAGGGCTGGCTGGCAGAGTAGACCAGGGCTACTGGGCGTCCGTGAACGATAACACTACGAGCACGAGGGGGCTCTGCCTCGTCTACTCCCTCGCAGCGACAGACACGGTGCCCCAGGAAGCTGCAGCGGCGGCTCTAGCGGCGATAGCGGGGGCTAGCTACGCCTACGGCCCCGGCGCGGTGCTAGCGGAGGCAGCCAGCGCCCTCAAATCCGGGGACCTCTTCTGCTACACGGCTATCGTGAACCTGCTAGACGCCATGTACCGGGGCTACGTGGAGAAGCTGCTTCCCCTCTACAGGCTCCCCGGCAACTACACGCCTCCCCCGGAGCTGCTCCAGGCCCCCAGGATAGGCGGCATTGACGCGCTACGGCTAGTAGCGGCGACGGCCTCCGGGGAGGGGCTGACCCCGGCACTTGCCAGGATGGGTGGAGGAGTTGTAGCGAGCCCCTCGGGCGTAGCAGCTGTGCTGCGTGCATCCGGTGCACCGGTCCCCGAGACCCCCGGCGAGAACGGCTACTGCCTCGTCTTCAAGACAGCGTTGAAGAGCCTGCTCGAGGGCACTGTGGCGGAGACGCAGCAGGCCTGGAGCCTAGCGGCGGCAGCTGCGAGCCTATGCTACGCCCAGACCGGCTCCCCACAGCCCCTGATAGCCCTACTCCTCTTCCAGCCATTCGTCGAGATAGACCCCTGGCTCGTAGCAGAAGGCGCAGCCAAGCAGGCACGGGTAGCTGGCGACCCGGGGCTCCAGGCCTACGCATCCAAGGCTTCTAGCCTACTCTGGAGCGGTAGGCTAGACGAGGCAGCCTCGCTCCAGCCGCCCTCCTCGCCCAACAGCGCTCTCGTCCACAGCCTACTCGTAGCAGCGGTGGAGGGGGTCAAGGAGGGCTTCAACCCCCTACTAGTAGAGGTTGACAATGCCACAGCGCAGCAACTCCTAGAGGCGGCGGGGCTCCCGTCGCCCCGCGATGCCGTGCTCGCAGCACTCGACCCCGCTAGGGTCATGGACGACATAGCCAGGGATAACACCACGCCTCCCCTAGAGCGCCTCGGCATATTCGCCCGGGCGGCCTCACTACGCCCCAGCAGCAGCGGTTACCTGCTCGACTACGCGGCTGTACGCGCGGTATCGTGGCTCGTAGTGCACATGTACCCGTGGCTCCGCGGCGGCGAGCAGCTGCCGCCGCCCGGCCAGCAGCCGGAGCCGGGCACCCTGCTCTCCTGGGCCCTTGGCTACGTGACCACGGCAGCGCCCCCGCAGCAGGAGGCACCGGCAGCGGGGCAGGAGCCCAGCGCGGGGGGCCAGACAGGCGGCCAGCCGGCGGCAACGCCCGAGAGCCCGGCCAGCAGCACGTCCAACGAGACGAGCATGACAGGCCCGGGCAGCGGGGCCGAGGCGGCGAAGGCAGCCCAGGAGGCAGAGCAGCTCGCAGACCAGCTAGAAGCCCTCGCCCAGGAGATAAAGAGCAGCCTCGGCGGCCAGGGCCAGGCAGAAGCCGTTGCCGGGCTCCTAGAGCAGATAGCCCAGAGCCTGCGCGAGGGAGACTACGCCTCGGCCGTGGCTGCAAGCCAGCAGCTACTACAGATGCTCAACAGCGGGGACACAATCCCAGTGAGCCTCCTAGCCATGCTAGCCCAGAGCGGAGTAGATCCCCGCGAGGCAGCCCAGCTGCTCGCAATGGCGGCGAGTATACGCTTCAGCAACACCACGGTCACGATAGACCTAAGGGAGGCCAGCCAGCTAGCGGAAACACTCTCCAGTATAGACCTGGCCCAGGAAGGGCAGACCGGGCTAGAGAAGATCGCAGAGATAGCGGCGGACATAGGGAAAGCTGCCGCAGAGGCGGCCGGCCAAGCCACGGCCGGGCCACAGGCTGGAGGCGGCGCGGGGTCGGAGGGGGCGGCGGAGCTGCTCGAGATAAAGGGCCTAGGCGACCTAGCGGCCAAGCTATACAGCATACTCGGGGGACAGCCGTCAGGCGAACCAGCCGGGGCCCTGGACGCCATCGAGCTAACCGGCCCGGGCGGCGAGGGGGGCGAGAGCAACGCTACAGCCGGCCAGGAGCCGCCTATCCCGGAACCTCCCCGGCTCCCCAGTCTGCCGGGCCTCCCCGGGCTCGGCGACCTAGCTGTAGTTGCTGCCCCGCTAGCCCTGGCCGGTATAGCGATGCTAGCTGCTACCCGCTACCGTGAGCTAGCAGCTGCAGCAGCCAGAGTGCGGCTGGCTAGGCTAGAGCGCCGCCTATCCCGGGTGCCGGGGGCCGCGCAGCGGCCCGAGGAGACCCGGAGGCTGGTAGTAGAGGTGTTTAGCCAGATACTCCGCGTGTACGAGACCGTCTACGCGCCACGGGCGGCTAGCGAGACTCACCGCGAGTACGCGGCCAAGCTTCCCGGGGACGAGAGGAGCCGCTACACTCCGGCGGCCAGCGTCTACGAGAAGGCGAAGTTTAGCAGCGAGCCCGTGAGCGAGAGTGACGTGGAGAAGCTTCAGAAGATGCTGTCCGAGATAAGACGTGCACTAGGCGCTGCGGGCGGGAGCCTGGCGGCAGCGGTGGCGAAGCTACTGGGTGGCAGGAAGTGATAGGCCTCCGGGGCTTCCTCGCAGGGCTGGCCATAGTAGCCCTAGTAGCGGCTATACTGGCTGCACCCAAGGCTATCAAGCTGGGTACGGCGCCGGAGCTCCGCCTAGGCTCGCCCGGCGACACGGGGCCCAGCGGGCACAGCCTGTTAGCCCAGGTGTTATCCTCCCACGGGCTCCGTGTTGGGCTCTCATATAAGCCGCCCAGGGACTGGAACGGCTCATCGCTGGTTTACATTGTCGCGGGGCCCACCGAGTGCAGGACTGAGCTGCTCCAGGCGGTGGCGGAGGAGGCCCGGCGGCTCGCCTCCCAGGGCCTCCGCGTAGGCGTGGTGATAGCGGACGAGGGGCCGTGCGGCAAAACCCTGCTAGATATGCTGGACGCGCCCTTCCTCAGCACGGTCTCCGGTGCGCCCAGTGAGCCGTGGCTAGCACTCTACCAGGGAGGTGAACCCGTCCTCTACGCGATGTACAGCGTACCAACCATAACGTACATGGACGAGGGCTGGAGGCAGCTGGCCGTATCGCTCTACCCGCGTGGGCTCCCAGCAGCCCTAGAATGGCGAGGCAGCGTAGACGTCGTCTACATACCTGATAGCCACGTGTTCACGAACATGGTGATGAGCGCTGCCAACGAGACGGGGCTAGGCAACGCAGAGCTAGCAGTAACACTCGTAGAGAAGCTCGGCGGTGCAGACGCGCTAGTGCTCATGCCACTAGGCTTCTACCGGCTGATAAACCCCAGTATACCCCTGGTAGCCTACCTCCAACCCGGCGTCATTATAATCCGCCTAGTGGAGTGGCTAGCGGGCCTCGAGAAGACTATAGTAGAGGCTATGCTCTCCAACCCTCTCGCAGCCACGGTACTAGTGATAGGCGTGATGTCGGTACTCTACATTGTGTTCGCCCAAGCCTCGGGCAAGAAATGGGCAGCCGAGAAGCCGCCCGAGCAAGCCCAGCCGCCACGGCTCCTCGGCACATCCCCAGTGCTAGAGAAGCTACAACGAGGCGTAGAGCTGTCCAGGCAGGAGGCCCGCCAAGCCCTAGCAGCGCTATACGAACTCGTGGACGAGGTCCTCAGGGTGCGCGTCGGCGCAGGGCTCTCGGAAGTACTAGAAGACGACCGGCTGCTGGAGAGGCTAGCCCGCGAGGCCGGGATAGACCCCGGCGAACTCCGCCGCGGGCTCGAGGCTCTGCACCGGCTCTACACGGCTAAGATAAGGGAGGGCCGGCTTCTACCACTCGTCGTGTCCTGGAAGCGTAGGCTATACTACGTGCTGGAGCGCGTAGAGCCACTACTCGAGTCCATAGGTGCTGGCCTGGAGGAGGCTAGGAGCATTGAGTACAGCCTCGCCCGCTAGGCTTGTGGCCGGCCTCGCGGAGAAGGTGGCGCGGGAGGTATCAAAGGTAGTATACGGGCTAGAGGACGAGCTAAAGATAATACTGGCATCGCTGCTCGTCGGCGGCCATGTGCTCCTCGAAGGCATGCCCGGGGTAGCCAAGACGACGCTAGCCAAGGCCCTCGCATCCAGCATGAGGCTCGAGTTCCGGAGGATACAGTTCACTCCCGACCTGCTACCCAGCGACATAATAGGCACGATGATCTACGACCAGAGGAGCGGCGAGTTCAGGCTACGCCGCGGCCCGGTGTTCACCAACATCCTCCTCGCCGACGAGATTAACCGCGCCTCGCCCCGGACCCAGAGCGCGCTCCTAGAGGCGATGCAGGAGCGCCAGGTAACCATAGAGGGCAACACGCTCCCTCTGCCCGAGCCATTCCTGGTCATAGCCACGCAGAACCCCATAGAGCTCGAAGGGACGTTCCCGCTCCCCGAGGCCCAGATAGACAGGTTCCTCGTCAAGGTATCCATACCAATGCCGGGCCGGGAGGTTCTGCGCAGGATACTCCGAGGCCTAGAAACCATCGAGAAGTGGCCCGTAGAGCCCGTGGCGAACCGCGACGAGATACTGGAGGCCCGTAGAGCCATATGGCGCGTCGAGGTCAGCGACCCCGTAGTAGACTACATCATAGACCTCGTGGAGGAGACCCACCGCCACCCCGACGTGAGGCTAGGAGCCAGCCCCAGAGCAGCCATAGCACTGCAGCAGCTAGCCCGGGCCCTCGCAGCCATGGAGGGCAGGGGCTACGTCATACCAGACGACGTGAAGACCGCGGCCCGGTACGTCCTTGTACACCGTATAATCCTCCGGCCCGAGGCCGAGGCGGAGGGCCGCCGGCCCGAAGACGTGGTAGAGTCGGTACTGTCCAGCGTCCGCGTACCAGTACCGTAGAGAAGCCTCCGGGGGACCGGCGGAGCCGGGGAGCAGGAGCGCCTTGGCCGAACAGAGCCTCTTTGACAGGATAAGCGAGCTCATGGCCCCCGTGACGCCGCGCGGCCATGCCGTGCTCTTCCTGTCGGCGAGCCTTCTCGCGGCGGGGCTCCTGGCGGGGCCGGGGAGAGCCCCAGCCCTTATGTCTGCTGGGCTAGCGCTCCTGCTCCTCGTGATAGTAGAGCGCGAGGTGTTCCTAGCCCGTGCGGCAGCGCTCTCCCGTATCGACGCCAGGTGGGTGATCGAGCACCCGCTCGTAGAGGGGCGTCCCTCCCTCGTGAAGCTGGTGCTGGAGAACAGGTCGCTCACCCCTATAGAGCACCTGGAGGTGTACGACAACCCTCCACGCCTATTCCACTGGGCCGGCGAGGCCCCGCCGCGCGCAGTGGTAGCCCTCCCGGCCATGGGCGTGGTGGAGGTCAGCTACACGGTAGTGCCGGTCGTTGGGCGCCACGAGTGGGGAGGCCCCCTAAGGCTCGTAGCAGAGGATGTACTCGGCTTCTTCCGTGCCGAGAGGCTCGTAGACCAGGGGCTCCCCGTGGTGAACGTCCAGCCCCGGCTACTGGACGTGCCCCGGCGCCGCGCGGCTCTCCCCACGGTGCTCCAGCCTGGCGGTGTAGCGAAGCTGCGCCGCCGCGGCGTCGGCTCCGAGATAATGGAGCTACGCGAGTACACGCCCGACGACGATATACGCCTCGTCGACTGGAAGGCCTCGGCCCGCGCTGGCCGCCTAATGGTCAAGGTGTTTGAGCAGGAGTCAGTGCTCCGCGTAGCAGTGGTTGTGGACGCCCACCCATCGATGTTCCGTGGCGTGCTCGGCGAGACCAAGATAGAGTACGCGGCCCGCCTAGCAGCGTCTATCGCCGAGTACCTTGCCCGCCGCGGCGACGTCTACCGAGTCTACCTCGCCGACCCCAGCGGCCGGATGTACTCGACTCCGTGGCTCCACGGCCGCGGGAGCGGTGCGCTCGCCCGCCGCTTCATAGCCGAGAAGCTCTCGTGGCCCCGTAGCCCAGGGCAAGCCCCGGAGCCGCGGCGCCGCGCCAACGCGATAGTGGAGGCACTCCTGTCCACACTGCCCCGCGGCAAGACCATAGTGTTCCTAGTGAGCGACTTCGGCGAAGACGCCGGCGCGGCAGAGGCCTACACAGCAGCGCTCCGGAGACTCCAGCAGCTACGCCACAGCGTCTACGTAGTCTTCCCGCTCACGACGCTCTTCGAGGCCCGGGCGCTTAGGGGGATCCAGGCAGCGGTCTACAGGCTGCTAGCATACGAGAGGATAAAGGCCTACAAGGAGATAACCATGCTGTTGAGGAGACATGGTCTACGAGTAGCAGCGGCCGGACCAAGCGACCTACTCTCGTACCTCCTAGAGCGCCTAGAGAGGATACGAGGCGTGGTAGCTTGAGCAAGCCCCTCCTCATGTACAACATAACGCGCGTCCTCGCCGCCGCAGCGGCGGCCTCTGCCGCGTACCCTGCATACAGCATCATAGCCGGCTACGTCGGGGGCTACCTCTACAACGTGGCGGGCCCTGGTCTGGCCGTGGCTGCTGTAGCCCGGTCGCTGCACGTGGTAGGCGTGCTCGTGACCACAGCCCTCGTGATGCTGGGCCGCGTATACGTAGCCTACACGCTCCTCGGCATCGCGACGGGAGTAGCGGGGCTCGCAGGGCTAGAGCCCTGGAGCGTCGCCGCCCCAGCTATAGCCTCGAGCACCCTGTACACCCTCTCCCTACGCTACGAGATAGCCTCGACAGGCTACGCTAGACACCGGGTCATGTGCAGCAGGCAATGCACAGTAGTCACAGCCGCCTCTCTCCTGGCCAGCTATACCGTTCTAGCAGCCTCGGTGTTCTACGGATCGCTGCTCGTGTCGAGCCTCTACGAGCTCCTGCTCGAGCCTCCCGCCGGGCTGCCAGAGCCACTAGCAGATGTATGGAGCAAGGCACAACAGATGCTCGTAGTGAGGCTACTAGTGTTGGCCGTGGTGGCCTATGCGTTCTACTACGCCGCGGCGAGGATAACCGGCCCACTAGTCTACGCGCTCACAGCAAGCCCCGAGGAGCTAGCCAAGAACACACAGCAGCTACTCGAGGCAGAGGCCCGCGAGGTCCTAGAGATGAAGAAGTGGTACCACCGGATGCTGCGCTCGAGTCTAGCCCTAGTAGGCACTATACCAGCAGCCGTGACAGGCTACATAGCCGTGGAGGCAGTGTCGGCGGTAGCCAGAAATGGGCTGGTGGGGGGCACACCCTGGTGGGTAGACCTCCTAGCACGCATACTGCTGGTTTCCTCGGCCTCCACGCTAAGCTACCTGGCGGCCCGCCGCCTACTAGAGTCGATGGCGTTCGCGAGGATACGCTGGAGAAACCTCGCCATAGCCTCAGCAGTCGGGCTCACAGCCTGGATGCTGCTATACATAGTAATACTTGTGGCCCACGGCGCGCAGTCCGGCGACGCGCTCCGCATATTCCTGGAGAACAGCCTAAGGATAGCACGCGGCGACGAACCCCTGGTAAGCGACAATACGCAGCTACTGGAAGCCGTGGATAGGCTGGAGAAGCTCCTAGGCGAGGGCCTCCAACAGGCCGAGTACATACTAAGGTTCCTAGTCAAGCTGCTCTGGGGGTGACCAGGGGGGTGCCCCGCAGCCTCCAGTCGGTGCAGGCGCTCATACGCTCAATAGCCTCGCTGGGGATAGGCACTGCGATGGCCTACCTAGGCTACCGGTTCTTCCTCTACAGCATAGGCTACCTGGCAGAAGAGCCCCCAAAGGTCACAGCAGGCCTCATGGCGGGCCTCGCGGGCTTCACCTTCACAGCGGCTGCGGTCACGCTGCTACGGGACTGGATAATAGTCGAGAGGATAGCACGGACCGGGAAACAAGAGGAGCAGGGACAGGGACGGGAGAGGAGCTAGACCCAGCGCTTCTTCCTCCGGTACCACTTGGCGCGCCGATAGCTCCCCGACTCCGCGCCCCTCATGCCGAGGTAGAACTCCTTAACGTCCTTGTCCTCGCGTAGCTTCTCCGCAGGCCCTTCCAGCACTATCTTGCCGTTCTCGATTATGTAGCCGTGGTCGGCTATCTCCAGAGCCTTACGCGCGTTCTGCTCGGCCAGCAGTATGGTCATCCCCTCCTCCTCGTGGAGCCTCCGGATGGAGTCATAGACCTCCGAGACTATCTTCGGCGCTAGCCCGAGGCTAGGCTCGTCCAGCAAGAGGAGCCGGGGCCTCGCTAGCAGGGCGAGCCCTATCGCTAGCATCTGCTGCTCGCCGCCACTGAGGTAGCCTGCCCGCGTTGTGCGCCGGACACGGAGCCGAGGGAAGTACTTGTAGACTAGGTCCGGGTCAGGGTTTCTATCCCTCCACGCGTAGGCTACAGCCTCGATATTCTCCTCGACCGTCAGCTCCTTGAATATACGGCGGCCCTCCACCACGTATACTATGCCGCGCCGCGAGACATCCTCGGGGTCGCGGTTCTCGATATGCTCACCCATGTAGCTGATATAGCCCTTGGTGACGCGGCCACGGTCGAGCTTTATGAGCCCGGAGACCGCTTTGAGGAGCGTAGTCTTCCCGGCCCCATTGGGCCCAAGAACGGCTACTATACTCTTCTCGGGCACAGATATGCTGATACCCTTAAGCACGAGTATGTAGGGGTGGTACACCACCTCTATGTTGTTGACCTCCAGCATAGCCGGCATAGCCCACCAACCCGGGAAGACCTGCACGGGGAGGTGAATAAACAGCCCAGGGGCTTATGCGGCCAGAAAAACAGTCCGGGGCTAGCTCCCCTCGAGGGTGGCCTTGACGCAGTCTACGCCCTCGGGTGTTATCGGGCCCTCGAAGTGGAACTCGCCGTCCTCACCGTAGACTACTATGTAGCTGGATGTGAACGGCAAGTGCTTGCCAGGACAGTACCTCATCTCCGGCGTTATGTCTCCCAGCTTTATCGGCTCGCCCTGGCAGCTGGACTCTAGCGCCTCCTTTAGGGCCTCACCGCCTTTCTCCTTCAAGGTCTTGGAGTCCACCATGCTTATTGCCTTTACTAGTAGCCATACGTTCATGAAGCCCTGCATTACTCTCAGGTTTACCTCGTCCTCCTTCATGCCAGCCATCTTGGCGGCCTCGTATGTCTCCCTGTAGCCGGGCTTATCCTTGGCGTACTCCGGCCATATCCACGGGGATACCCCGCCCACCTTGCCCTTCACGTCTGCTGCT
The window above is part of the Pyrodictium abyssi genome. Proteins encoded here:
- a CDS encoding MoxR family ATPase, with protein sequence MSTASPARLVAGLAEKVAREVSKVVYGLEDELKIILASLLVGGHVLLEGMPGVAKTTLAKALASSMRLEFRRIQFTPDLLPSDIIGTMIYDQRSGEFRLRRGPVFTNILLADEINRASPRTQSALLEAMQERQVTIEGNTLPLPEPFLVIATQNPIELEGTFPLPEAQIDRFLVKVSIPMPGREVLRRILRGLETIEKWPVEPVANRDEILEARRAIWRVEVSDPVVDYIIDLVEETHRHPDVRLGASPRAAIALQQLARALAAMEGRGYVIPDDVKTAARYVLVHRIILRPEAEAEGRRPEDVVESVLSSVRVPVP
- a CDS encoding ABC transporter ATP-binding protein, which translates into the protein MPAMLEVNNIEVVYHPYILVLKGISISVPEKSIVAVLGPNGAGKTTLLKAVSGLIKLDRGRVTKGYISYMGEHIENRDPEDVSRRGIVYVVEGRRIFKELTVEENIEAVAYAWRDRNPDPDLVYKYFPRLRVRRTTRAGYLSGGEQQMLAIGLALLARPRLLLLDEPSLGLAPKIVSEVYDSIRRLHEEEGMTILLAEQNARKALEIADHGYIIENGKIVLEGPAEKLREDKDVKEFYLGMRGAESGSYRRAKWYRRKKRWV
- a CDS encoding DUF58 domain-containing protein → MAEQSLFDRISELMAPVTPRGHAVLFLSASLLAAGLLAGPGRAPALMSAGLALLLLVIVEREVFLARAAALSRIDARWVIEHPLVEGRPSLVKLVLENRSLTPIEHLEVYDNPPRLFHWAGEAPPRAVVALPAMGVVEVSYTVVPVVGRHEWGGPLRLVAEDVLGFFRAERLVDQGLPVVNVQPRLLDVPRRRAALPTVLQPGGVAKLRRRGVGSEIMELREYTPDDDIRLVDWKASARAGRLMVKVFEQESVLRVAVVVDAHPSMFRGVLGETKIEYAARLAASIAEYLARRGDVYRVYLADPSGRMYSTPWLHGRGSGALARRFIAEKLSWPRSPGQAPEPRRRANAIVEALLSTLPRGKTIVFLVSDFGEDAGAAEAYTAALRRLQQLRHSVYVVFPLTTLFEARALRGIQAAVYRLLAYERIKAYKEITMLLRRHGLRVAAAGPSDLLSYLLERLERIRGVVA
- a CDS encoding DUF4129 domain-containing protein: MYPEQGDARIQPAALLLLLLALAPLLQAPIHVVHAHAESVDLADQLRRILDQLYNNSIGYEKAARLYNSVASCSRPPVSEAASQAAKALESAAEGKATAQQVEEALLSYAAVVGRHLDALASCSSATVYQSLLLAFAVPTPAGLLPATAPTDAMRQAAAEIAYSIVRQLAGSEELASQASLIARVDPYAALLLAGLAGRVDQGYWASVNDNTTSTRGLCLVYSLAATDTVPQEAAAAALAAIAGASYAYGPGAVLAEAASALKSGDLFCYTAIVNLLDAMYRGYVEKLLPLYRLPGNYTPPPELLQAPRIGGIDALRLVAATASGEGLTPALARMGGGVVASPSGVAAVLRASGAPVPETPGENGYCLVFKTALKSLLEGTVAETQQAWSLAAAAASLCYAQTGSPQPLIALLLFQPFVEIDPWLVAEGAAKQARVAGDPGLQAYASKASSLLWSGRLDEAASLQPPSSPNSALVHSLLVAAVEGVKEGFNPLLVEVDNATAQQLLEAAGLPSPRDAVLAALDPARVMDDIARDNTTPPLERLGIFARAASLRPSSSGYLLDYAAVRAVSWLVVHMYPWLRGGEQLPPPGQQPEPGTLLSWALGYVTTAAPPQQEAPAAGQEPSAGGQTGGQPAATPESPASSTSNETSMTGPGSGAEAAKAAQEAEQLADQLEALAQEIKSSLGGQGQAEAVAGLLEQIAQSLREGDYASAVAASQQLLQMLNSGDTIPVSLLAMLAQSGVDPREAAQLLAMAASIRFSNTTVTIDLREASQLAETLSSIDLAQEGQTGLEKIAEIAADIGKAAAEAAGQATAGPQAGGGAGSEGAAELLEIKGLGDLAAKLYSILGGQPSGEPAGALDAIELTGPGGEGGESNATAGQEPPIPEPPRLPSLPGLPGLGDLAVVAAPLALAGIAMLAATRYRELAAAAARVRLARLERRLSRVPGAAQRPEETRRLVVEVFSQILRVYETVYAPRAASETHREYAAKLPGDERSRYTPAASVYEKAKFSSEPVSESDVEKLQKMLSEIRRALGAAGGSLAAAVAKLLGGRK